Proteins from a single region of Nitrosarchaeum sp.:
- a CDS encoding phosphomannomutase, which yields MKKTISGIRGIFGDDFNLKDTLYFCNNFSSLIESKKCVIGKDTRPSGMMIKETASAALMKNGINVYNLETVPTPVVFRESRKYGAGIVITSSHNPLEWNGIKFIINGRGINEKELPKIIEKQEVLMSKICVEEQITSSYLQDAKELIGQIENQPEIVIDVGGGAAKEFAPNLLRQLGCNVKVINENLNNCSRGPDPTVDNLSDLVAATSEKGIGFAFDLDGDRLVVVRKGEKQTPDVTLGLGVAKALELGYKKFVFSIDTSVSVEKFIKEKGGSVQRSKVGEANVIDLMLKTNAQAGGEGSSGGFILPEFNFCREGILTSGLISSMMGNSKFDEILDFMERYKQLREKIKVDSIFHDRVIDEVSKKLTKEYSEVITQDGIKGIIDEDSWVLIRKSNTEDIIRVSAESNNLDKCKKVVKNTLELVKQCYDSIR from the coding sequence ATGAAAAAAACAATTTCTGGAATTAGAGGTATTTTTGGTGATGATTTTAATCTAAAAGACACGTTATATTTTTGCAATAATTTTTCTTCGTTGATTGAATCTAAAAAATGCGTAATAGGTAAAGATACAAGACCATCAGGAATGATGATCAAAGAAACGGCATCAGCAGCATTAATGAAAAATGGAATTAATGTTTACAATTTAGAAACAGTACCAACTCCAGTAGTTTTTCGAGAATCAAGAAAGTATGGAGCAGGAATAGTCATTACATCTTCACATAATCCACTAGAATGGAATGGGATAAAATTCATCATAAATGGAAGGGGGATTAATGAAAAAGAACTACCAAAGATAATTGAAAAACAAGAAGTTTTAATGTCAAAAATATGTGTTGAAGAGCAGATTACATCGTCATATTTACAAGATGCAAAAGAATTGATTGGGCAAATAGAGAATCAACCAGAAATAGTCATCGATGTTGGTGGAGGTGCTGCAAAAGAATTCGCTCCAAATTTACTAAGACAGTTAGGATGCAACGTCAAAGTAATTAATGAAAATCTGAATAACTGTTCAAGAGGTCCAGATCCAACTGTAGATAACTTGTCAGATCTTGTAGCTGCAACTTCTGAAAAAGGAATTGGGTTTGCTTTTGATTTAGACGGAGATCGTCTAGTTGTTGTAAGAAAAGGAGAAAAACAAACTCCGGATGTGACTTTAGGTTTGGGAGTAGCAAAGGCATTAGAATTAGGATATAAGAAATTTGTATTCAGCATAGATACAAGCGTTTCAGTTGAAAAATTTATCAAAGAAAAAGGAGGCAGTGTGCAGAGATCAAAAGTTGGAGAAGCAAATGTAATAGATTTAATGTTAAAAACAAATGCACAAGCTGGTGGAGAAGGAAGTAGTGGAGGTTTTATCTTACCAGAATTTAATTTTTGTAGAGAAGGAATTCTAACAAGTGGCCTTATTTCTTCAATGATGGGAAATTCAAAATTTGATGAAATATTAGATTTTATGGAGAGATATAAACAGTTAAGAGAGAAAATCAAAGTAGACTCGATATTTCATGATAGAGTTATTGATGAAGTATCCAAAAAACTTACAAAAGAATACTCAGAAGTTATCACTCAAGATGGAATTAAAGGAATTATTGATGAAGATAGTTGGGTTTTGATTAGAAAATCAAACACGGAGGATATCATAAGAGTTTCAGCAGAATCAAACAACTTAGATAAATGCAAGAAAGTTGTAAAAAATACATTAGAATTAGTGAAACAATGTTATGACAGTATTAGATGA
- a CDS encoding restriction endonuclease subunit S, with protein MKNKNNNDWKVYKVSDTIKIIPLTNKKIKQSDYLKTGKLPIIDQGLSLIGGFTNDVRKKLDCGESAIVFGDHTKILKFINFDFTAGADGIKVFTPKIKISTKLLYHLLSGISLPEKGYSRYFQYLQRSSISIPPEKIQPKIIKILDKAEKIVQLKKQFMIHLNELMFSAYSEIILKNKSKPKTLEELKVDFSMGGTPETNNPAYFNGDIDWVNGSDIKREFIYSVDTKISEEGKRSKNMQTYPTGTILIGRVGQGKTRGMTAILRNPMTANESMIAILPNSKLLPEYFHFNLKMRYAELRNFGGDNRRGTINQTNLRNLEVIVPSMPIQENFARIVKKYEKLKLSISELEIKKNDPRSLYQSLIQETLSKKIT; from the coding sequence ATGAAAAACAAAAACAACAATGATTGGAAAGTCTATAAAGTTTCAGATACAATAAAAATAATTCCACTAACAAATAAAAAAATCAAACAAAGTGATTACCTTAAAACAGGTAAGTTACCAATTATTGATCAAGGATTATCTCTTATTGGAGGATTTACAAATGATGTTAGAAAAAAACTTGATTGTGGAGAATCTGCAATAGTATTTGGAGATCATACAAAAATTTTAAAATTTATTAATTTTGATTTCACTGCTGGGGCGGATGGAATTAAAGTATTCACACCAAAAATAAAAATATCTACTAAATTACTATATCATTTATTATCAGGAATCTCTTTGCCTGAAAAAGGCTATAGTAGATATTTTCAATACCTACAGAGAAGTTCAATTTCTATACCTCCAGAAAAAATTCAACCCAAGATCATAAAAATTCTAGATAAAGCTGAAAAGATCGTACAATTAAAAAAGCAATTCATGATTCATCTTAATGAATTAATGTTTTCAGCATATTCAGAGATAATTTTAAAAAATAAATCAAAACCAAAAACTTTGGAAGAATTGAAAGTTGATTTTTCTATGGGAGGAACACCCGAAACAAATAATCCTGCATATTTTAATGGAGACATTGATTGGGTTAATGGATCAGATATTAAACGAGAGTTCATTTACTCGGTAGATACAAAAATTTCCGAAGAAGGAAAACGTTCAAAAAATATGCAAACATATCCAACAGGTACGATTTTAATCGGACGTGTAGGTCAGGGTAAGACTAGAGGCATGACAGCTATCTTACGAAATCCAATGACAGCTAATGAAAGTATGATTGCCATATTACCTAATTCCAAATTACTTCCAGAATATTTTCATTTTAATTTGAAAATGAGATATGCCGAATTAAGAAATTTTGGGGGGGATAACAGAAGAGGTACGATTAATCAAACTAATCTCAGAAATCTTGAAGTTATTGTACCATCAATGCCAATACAAGAAAATTTTGCAAGAATCGTGAAAAAATATGAAAAACTAAAATTATCAATATCTGAATTAGAGATTAAAAAAAATGATCCAAGATCTTTGTATCAAAGTTTAATTCAAGAAACATTATCTAAAAAGATAACATAA
- a CDS encoding type I restriction-modification system subunit M — translation MIEKKIELQIRKIWDRFRSGGLANPLVAIEQITYLLFMRRLEILDSQRKDFALIKNEKYVSVFSENENCRWSFWKNMPANEMLSHVSTIVFPFIKELANSKSSYSKYMKDATFMIQKASLLEESVSILDEINLSSRSQDLQGDIYEYLLSELKVSGKNDQFRTPRHIIRMIIDLVNPVIGETICDPACGTGGFLINSYEHIVKQNTNPELIKYDNDGAPHGIIGDKITKKEHWKLLKEKSFFGFDFDYTMLRIGVMNMMLHGIDEPNIEYADALSKSFDQKKKYNVILANPPFAGSIDKGDINDDLTLPTTKTSLLFVELFYNLLTIGGRAGIIIPDSELNTKSKAHDKLREILVDKCQIEAIITMPSGVFKPYAGVTTAIIIFTKGGKTNKIWFYEMSSDGYTLDDKRDKIDGKGDIPDILQKFSDKETSSKSFVVDITAIKKNKYKLSPTNYKKFTKKQTEIRKSKEIINDMIKIENSIQTDLLELKKLLS, via the coding sequence ATAATCGAAAAAAAAATTGAATTACAGATTAGAAAAATATGGGACAGATTTAGATCAGGAGGATTAGCTAATCCATTAGTAGCAATAGAACAAATAACATATCTTCTATTTATGAGACGACTTGAAATTTTAGATAGTCAACGTAAGGATTTTGCGTTAATTAAAAATGAAAAATATGTTTCGGTATTTTCTGAAAATGAAAATTGCAGATGGTCATTTTGGAAAAATATGCCTGCAAATGAAATGTTAAGTCATGTTTCTACTATAGTATTTCCATTTATCAAAGAATTAGCTAACTCAAAATCATCTTATTCTAAGTATATGAAAGATGCAACATTCATGATTCAAAAAGCATCATTATTAGAAGAATCTGTAAGCATACTAGATGAGATAAATCTCTCATCACGTTCACAAGATCTTCAAGGCGACATATATGAATACTTACTTAGCGAATTGAAAGTTTCTGGGAAGAATGATCAATTTAGAACTCCAAGACATATTATTCGCATGATTATTGATTTAGTGAATCCAGTGATAGGTGAAACAATTTGTGATCCTGCATGTGGAACTGGAGGGTTTTTGATAAACTCCTATGAACATATTGTAAAACAGAATACAAACCCAGAACTAATCAAATATGATAATGATGGAGCACCGCATGGAATTATTGGAGATAAAATTACAAAAAAAGAGCATTGGAAACTTTTGAAAGAAAAGAGCTTTTTTGGATTCGATTTTGATTACACTATGTTAAGAATAGGCGTGATGAACATGATGCTTCATGGAATTGACGAACCTAATATTGAATATGCTGATGCATTATCCAAATCATTTGATCAAAAGAAAAAATACAATGTGATTCTTGCAAATCCGCCATTTGCAGGTTCCATTGATAAAGGAGACATTAATGATGATTTGACACTACCTACAACAAAAACATCATTATTATTTGTAGAATTGTTTTACAATCTTCTGACAATTGGAGGTAGGGCAGGAATAATTATTCCAGACAGTGAATTAAACACAAAATCAAAAGCACATGACAAACTTCGTGAAATTTTGGTTGATAAGTGTCAGATAGAAGCAATAATCACGATGCCATCAGGTGTTTTCAAACCTTATGCGGGGGTAACTACTGCAATAATAATTTTCACTAAAGGTGGAAAAACAAACAAAATTTGGTTTTATGAAATGAGCTCTGATGGATATACTTTGGATGATAAACGAGACAAAATTGACGGTAAAGGGGATATTCCAGACATACTACAAAAATTTTCAGATAAAGAAACATCTTCAAAAAGTTTTGTAGTAGATATCACCGCCATTAAAAAAAATAAATACAAATTATCTCCTACAAATTATAAAAAATTTACAAAAAAACAAACAGAGATTAGAAAATCAAAAGAGATCATTAATGATATGATAAAAATTGAGAACAGCATACAAACAGATCTTCTAGAATTAAAAAAATTGCTATCATGA
- a CDS encoding type I restriction endonuclease subunit R, whose amino-acid sequence MGTSEARTRKEKIDPILKQAGWNMDDLSQVVVEIDTKQSDFVKRNYKTFEETFVNNEEKAYADYLLLDSKGDPLAIIEAKKTSKDPITGQRQAEGYADDIKKQTGHEVFIFLTNGYEIWFWNRGYEGVRPLKGFYSRDDLETRRYQNIAKKDFGDIKINPEITDRDYQVEAIKRVLDGIDNGRRKFLIVQATGTGKTRVAMSLVDVLLHSNRVKRVLFLADRKELRDQAYYENFKKFFPNESMDIVYTGTVDKTHRIYVSTIQTFENVYRDFTVGFFDLIISDEAHRSIYNKWKDVFTYFDAMQVGLTATPSDLIDKDSFRFFDCHDGNPTFLYTYDQAIADDHLCDYKVHQAQTHFQLEGITHHDVPEAEKLRLYEEGIEDADMEFAGSQIEKKVAVLGTNEALVKEFMDNCIMDESGMLPAKTIIFPVSIKHAKRIWEVFEEFYPQYKGKLARMITSEDSRAKELIKDFKKESFPRIAISVGMLDTGVDIPEVCNLVFAKPVFSKIRFWQMIGRGTRHDKVCSHREWLPNGKKEEFLIFDFWKTFDYFKMHPKGKLASSTEAITSRIFLTRLNLYESFMERNDLKRAELVKEKIMEYITSLPKDSVSIKEKLRDVELAESPDLWNKISVEPIQFLKKKIAPLMKFIPDVNLNEAMFILKCEQYVLAYLQNNQKDMQRAMEMIAEYAESLPMTLNDVKAKKEIINMVTRQDFWDGVKEDDLFKIRDELSGLMQYKQPDPTPQIVIDMGDVVKQRTLLEYGPNLQEEYIDTYQTKVEKKIKELAESEPVIKKLKKDEALTQADLEQLERTLNAPDLYITEKNLKKIYDENRGTLVEFVKKILGLYEFPDPKQKIKEAFSTFVIEKNYLNANQVNFVRTLATVFSSKKHVEIDDFFNPPFTNIGSPTSLFKKEELEEMVGLCKKLELEVFEK is encoded by the coding sequence ATGGGTACGTCCGAAGCGCGAACTAGGAAGGAAAAGATTGACCCCATCCTAAAACAGGCGGGCTGGAACATGGACGATTTATCCCAAGTAGTTGTAGAGATTGACACAAAGCAATCGGATTTTGTAAAAAGAAACTACAAGACATTTGAGGAGACATTTGTAAACAATGAAGAAAAGGCGTATGCAGATTATCTTTTACTAGATAGCAAGGGAGATCCACTTGCAATAATTGAAGCAAAAAAGACATCAAAGGATCCAATCACAGGGCAAAGACAAGCAGAAGGATATGCAGACGACATTAAAAAACAGACAGGACATGAAGTCTTTATTTTTCTAACTAACGGATATGAAATTTGGTTTTGGAACAGAGGATATGAAGGAGTAAGACCACTTAAGGGATTTTATTCACGCGACGATTTGGAGACAAGACGATACCAAAACATTGCAAAAAAAGACTTTGGCGATATTAAAATAAATCCAGAAATTACAGACAGAGATTATCAAGTAGAGGCAATCAAACGTGTGTTAGACGGTATTGATAATGGTAGACGGAAATTTTTAATTGTCCAAGCAACAGGAACAGGAAAAACAAGAGTTGCAATGTCACTAGTAGACGTATTACTACACTCTAACAGAGTAAAGCGAGTTTTGTTTTTGGCAGACAGAAAAGAACTGCGTGATCAAGCATACTATGAGAATTTTAAAAAATTCTTTCCAAATGAATCAATGGATATTGTATATACTGGGACAGTTGACAAGACTCACAGGATTTATGTCTCTACAATACAGACATTTGAAAATGTATATCGTGACTTTACAGTAGGGTTTTTTGATTTAATTATATCCGATGAGGCACATCGTTCGATTTACAACAAATGGAAAGACGTCTTTACATATTTTGATGCAATGCAAGTAGGTCTTACTGCAACGCCTTCCGACTTGATTGACAAGGATTCATTTAGGTTCTTTGACTGTCATGATGGTAATCCAACATTTCTTTACACGTATGACCAAGCAATAGCAGATGATCATCTATGTGATTATAAGGTACACCAAGCGCAGACTCACTTTCAACTAGAAGGTATTACTCATCATGATGTTCCAGAGGCAGAAAAACTACGCCTCTATGAAGAGGGGATTGAGGACGCAGATATGGAGTTTGCAGGCTCACAAATAGAGAAAAAAGTTGCAGTCTTAGGCACAAACGAGGCACTAGTCAAGGAGTTTATGGATAATTGCATTATGGATGAATCAGGCATGTTGCCTGCCAAGACCATAATCTTTCCAGTATCAATCAAGCATGCAAAGAGAATATGGGAAGTCTTTGAAGAGTTCTATCCCCAATACAAGGGGAAACTAGCGCGCATGATTACATCAGAGGATTCAAGAGCAAAAGAATTGATTAAAGATTTTAAAAAAGAAAGTTTTCCAAGAATTGCAATATCCGTTGGAATGTTAGATACAGGAGTGGATATTCCCGAAGTATGCAATCTAGTATTTGCAAAACCAGTATTTTCAAAGATTAGATTCTGGCAGATGATTGGAAGAGGAACAAGACACGATAAGGTTTGTTCACATAGAGAGTGGCTACCTAACGGAAAGAAAGAAGAGTTTCTAATATTTGATTTTTGGAAAACATTTGATTACTTTAAAATGCACCCAAAAGGAAAACTTGCGTCATCCACGGAAGCAATTACATCAAGAATCTTTCTTACACGATTAAATCTCTACGAGTCATTTATGGAAAGAAATGACTTGAAGCGCGCAGAACTAGTAAAAGAAAAAATTATGGAATACATTACAAGTTTACCAAAAGATAGTGTATCCATTAAAGAAAAACTGCGTGATGTGGAACTTGCAGAGTCACCAGATCTTTGGAATAAGATTAGTGTAGAACCAATACAGTTTTTGAAAAAGAAGATTGCCCCGTTAATGAAATTCATTCCTGATGTAAATCTCAATGAGGCAATGTTTATTCTAAAATGTGAACAATATGTATTGGCATATCTACAAAATAATCAAAAAGACATGCAAAGAGCAATGGAAATGATTGCAGAGTATGCAGAGAGTTTGCCAATGACTCTAAATGATGTCAAAGCAAAAAAAGAGATTATCAACATGGTTACAAGACAAGACTTTTGGGATGGGGTAAAAGAAGATGACTTGTTCAAAATCAGAGACGAGTTATCTGGCTTAATGCAATACAAACAACCAGACCCAACACCACAAATTGTAATTGATATGGGCGATGTGGTAAAGCAGAGAACTTTGCTGGAATATGGGCCCAATTTGCAAGAAGAATACATTGATACCTACCAGACCAAAGTTGAGAAAAAGATCAAAGAATTGGCGGAATCTGAGCCTGTAATCAAGAAATTAAAGAAAGACGAGGCACTAACACAAGCAGATTTAGAGCAATTAGAGAGAACACTAAATGCACCAGATCTATACATTACAGAGAAAAATCTAAAGAAAATTTATGATGAAAATAGGGGAACACTTGTAGAGTTTGTAAAAAAGATACTTGGTTTGTACGAGTTCCCAGATCCCAAGCAGAAAATCAAAGAAGCATTTTCTACATTTGTAATAGAAAAAAACTACCTTAATGCTAATCAAGTAAACTTTGTTAGAACTTTGGCAACAGTATTTAGTTCAAAGAAACACGTTGAGATTGATGACTTTTTCAATCCGCCATTTACAAACATTGGGTCACCTACAAGTTTGTTTAAAAAAGAAGAATTAGAGGAGATGGTTGGATTGTGTAAGAAATTAGAACTAGAGGTGTTTGAGAAATAA
- a CDS encoding WD40/YVTN/BNR-like repeat-containing protein yields MKTKIPKKLLIITCIVIIGIAIAFSFNSNDQKSIMTDTTSNTRTVDWRHVHGLGVDHADSSILYIATHGDFYQSRNGALPVKVDQVRADYMAFNAPMVSGFPLYASGHPSTGGNTGLIKSNDGGVTWQHVSNVIEPPVDFHAMAVSKQNPETIIGFDSGARGLFKTIDAGKTWETLEYPEYISALAISPTDSQLIFAGTGNGIYKSSDGGIIWTHVAYQGLAVYALNFDDNGILFASVNTFDLVRSDDLGVTWEDLPDIDLTITSIAFDSPNKILYISGFSSEGYQEVYKLSYDVTQYEMIGTNKGLK; encoded by the coding sequence TTGAAAACCAAGATTCCAAAGAAACTTCTAATTATCACATGTATTGTAATAATTGGAATCGCAATAGCTTTTAGCTTTAATTCTAATGATCAAAAATCCATAATGACAGACACTACATCCAATACAAGAACAGTTGATTGGCGTCATGTTCATGGATTAGGTGTAGACCATGCAGATTCTAGTATTTTGTATATTGCAACACATGGAGATTTTTATCAAAGCAGAAATGGTGCTCTTCCTGTAAAAGTAGACCAAGTAAGAGCCGATTACATGGCATTTAATGCACCTATGGTTTCTGGATTTCCTCTGTATGCAAGTGGTCATCCATCAACTGGAGGAAACACAGGACTGATCAAAAGTAATGACGGGGGAGTGACTTGGCAACATGTCTCTAATGTAATAGAGCCTCCAGTAGACTTTCATGCAATGGCAGTAAGCAAACAAAATCCAGAAACAATAATCGGTTTTGACAGTGGAGCAAGAGGATTATTCAAGACTATTGATGCAGGAAAAACTTGGGAAACACTAGAGTATCCAGAATATATTTCTGCACTAGCAATTTCTCCGACTGACTCTCAACTGATTTTTGCAGGAACAGGAAATGGAATTTACAAATCAAGTGATGGGGGTATCATATGGACACATGTTGCATATCAGGGATTAGCAGTATATGCGTTGAATTTTGATGATAATGGAATCCTTTTTGCATCAGTAAATACATTTGATTTGGTTCGTTCAGATGATCTTGGAGTAACTTGGGAAGACTTGCCAGACATTGATCTGACCATTACTAGCATTGCTTTTGATTCTCCAAACAAAATACTCTATATCAGTGGATTTTCATCTGAGGGATACCAAGAAGTCTACAAACTTTCATACGATGTAACCCAGTATGAAATGATTGGTACAAACAAGGGACTAAAATAG
- a CDS encoding cation transporter produces the protein MPDDDLPKDLSHITPAYRKALWIVVLINVGYGIAEMIGGFLADSQALKADALDFLGDGSITFLGLLAIGWGLKLRARSALLQGIFLGAMGIAILGYTIYRTQVLHVPEAGLMGVFGVGALLINVIAVIILLPHRKGDANVRAVWLFSRNDALGNILVIVGAGFVFLTGTSYPDLIVAGIIASLFLHSSFSIIKDARNDIKKSESIK, from the coding sequence ATGCCAGACGATGATTTGCCAAAAGATCTATCTCACATCACACCTGCATATCGCAAGGCATTATGGATTGTTGTTTTAATCAATGTAGGTTATGGAATTGCCGAAATGATTGGTGGATTTCTTGCAGATTCTCAAGCACTCAAAGCTGATGCACTTGATTTTCTTGGTGATGGTTCTATCACGTTCTTAGGATTACTTGCAATAGGATGGGGTTTGAAATTACGTGCTCGCTCAGCTCTTCTACAAGGAATTTTTCTGGGCGCAATGGGAATAGCAATACTTGGCTATACAATATATCGTACACAAGTTTTGCATGTTCCAGAAGCTGGACTGATGGGGGTCTTTGGTGTTGGCGCACTTTTGATAAATGTAATTGCAGTTATCATATTGCTTCCACATAGGAAAGGTGATGCAAATGTACGTGCAGTATGGCTCTTTAGTCGCAATGACGCACTAGGTAACATTTTGGTGATAGTTGGTGCAGGTTTTGTATTTTTGACAGGAACATCATACCCTGATCTCATAGTGGCTGGAATAATTGCAAGTCTATTTCTCCATTCATCATTCTCAATCATTAAAGACGCAAGAAATGATATAAAAAAATCTGAATCTATAAAGTAA
- a CDS encoding ArsR/SmtB family transcription factor, whose product MLKQETDKLELKAKLFRGFGDMTRLSILESIIDEEKTVTDISQEVKQSQSNVSNHLSCLLECGLVKSRKEGKNRFYSIGDKKVTKLLKQGDDILSDIADGIYSCVNYKK is encoded by the coding sequence ATGTTAAAGCAAGAGACAGACAAACTTGAATTAAAAGCAAAACTGTTTCGAGGTTTTGGAGATATGACTAGGTTATCCATACTAGAATCAATAATAGATGAAGAAAAAACAGTTACAGATATTTCTCAAGAAGTTAAGCAAAGCCAATCAAATGTATCTAATCACCTATCATGTCTATTGGAATGTGGCTTGGTTAAGAGCAGAAAAGAGGGCAAGAATAGGTTTTACAGCATTGGAGACAAGAAAGTAACCAAACTTCTCAAGCAGGGAGATGATATATTGTCAGATATTGCAGATGGAATCTATTCCTGTGTGAATTACAAAAAATAA
- a CDS encoding helix-turn-helix domain-containing protein — protein MKAKTRRRAEIEELLLCGYSQQKIADKLNISESTVYRTVKKIRDSSAKWLSDLAEKDIAHIVRETLEGLKSDLMKLTDMLEDHTVKNDIKLQLQIRKEISAVRLEYLKQITNVPMAWSLENFTKKYAPEPIPQPTMNGLGGISGLKSK, from the coding sequence ATGAAGGCGAAGACAAGGAGAAGAGCAGAGATCGAAGAGCTATTGTTATGCGGATACAGCCAACAAAAGATAGCAGATAAACTAAACATCTCAGAATCAACGGTATATCGTACAGTAAAGAAAATCCGCGACAGTAGTGCAAAGTGGTTATCGGATTTGGCAGAAAAGGACATCGCTCATATTGTACGAGAAACATTAGAGGGATTGAAATCAGATTTGATGAAGCTTACTGATATGTTAGAGGATCATACTGTAAAAAATGATATCAAGTTACAATTACAGATTAGAAAAGAAATTAGCGCGGTAAGATTAGAGTATCTAAAACAAATAACAAATGTACCTATGGCGTGGTCACTTGAAAACTTTACCAAGAAATATGCTCCCGAACCTATACCACAACCTACAATGAATGGTCTAGGTGGAATCTCTGGATTAAAATCAAAATGA
- a CDS encoding HNH endonuclease has product MVNRKKPSKRAIIKACGGKCAECGTTENLTLHHIIPLSDGGIDDAENFMILCDEHQKRLHGIHKKKREDR; this is encoded by the coding sequence ATGGTAAATCGAAAGAAACCAAGTAAACGTGCAATTATCAAAGCATGTGGCGGAAAATGTGCGGAGTGTGGAACCACAGAAAATCTTACACTGCATCACATAATTCCACTAAGCGATGGAGGAATAGATGACGCTGAAAATTTTATGATCTTATGTGATGAGCATCAAAAAAGATTGCACGGGATACACAAAAAGAAAAGAGAAGATAGATAA
- a CDS encoding integrase, whose product MELPRGNSYGSLYYTEVVGQYGQCIRELDWEDFRKWLLNNKSTLHAKYCFKWAKKYQHLAFSDELVSMSPSRTRQDVLKGIANLTRFLDIKNNTDFHEILLRWLKKKEIKWRLNVKSNNYEISNKITIDAVLKNINTLPQKYKTFALFVLVSGLRTTEAKEAFNNHDKLCRDGVMELFWDRATKKTNAVYCHPLLHDRINDKVSSSRITKNLHSKHLGCEIRYLRKLNYTINATKIDPLLAEFMQGRRGNVSQRHYFLPMMSEHKRKWIKIWNPIIKQVW is encoded by the coding sequence TTGGAGTTACCAAGGGGTAACTCCTATGGTTCGCTCTATTATACGGAGGTAGTAGGGCAGTATGGGCAGTGTATCAGAGAGTTAGATTGGGAGGACTTTAGGAAATGGCTACTAAATAACAAAAGTACGCTACACGCAAAATATTGTTTCAAGTGGGCAAAAAAGTATCAACACTTGGCATTTAGTGATGAACTAGTCTCAATGAGCCCGTCACGAACAAGACAAGATGTGCTAAAGGGCATTGCAAATCTAACTAGATTCCTAGATATTAAAAACAATACAGACTTTCATGAGATTTTACTTAGATGGTTAAAGAAAAAAGAAATCAAATGGCGATTAAATGTAAAGTCAAACAATTATGAAATATCAAACAAGATTACAATAGACGCCGTTTTAAAAAATATTAACACATTACCGCAAAAGTACAAGACGTTTGCATTGTTTGTATTGGTATCAGGGCTTAGGACTACAGAAGCAAAAGAGGCATTTAACAATCATGATAAGTTATGCCGTGATGGGGTAATGGAATTGTTTTGGGATAGGGCAACAAAGAAAACAAACGCAGTATACTGCCATCCGCTTCTTCATGATAGAATTAATGACAAAGTAAGTTCCTCACGGATTACAAAGAACCTGCATTCAAAGCATTTGGGATGTGAGATTAGGTATCTTAGAAAGCTAAACTATACCATTAACGCCACAAAGATAGATCCTTTGCTTGCGGAATTTATGCAAGGAAGACGTGGGAATGTATCACAGCGTCATTATTTTTTACCCATGATGAGTGAACATAAGAGAAAATGGATAAAAATCTGGAATCCAATAATAAAACAAGTATGGTAA
- a CDS encoding winged helix-turn-helix domain-containing protein encodes MVSYRTSMQIVADLLTVTQQSGQEGIKTTSLLTKANLSHSRLSKFLENLTGSGLINKIEFDNKNTFVITEKGRQYLESYAKFAGIAESFGLEL; translated from the coding sequence ATGGTTTCCTATAGGACAAGCATGCAGATAGTAGCCGACCTTTTAACGGTCACACAGCAATCTGGTCAAGAGGGTATTAAAACAACATCGTTACTAACAAAGGCAAATTTATCACATTCTAGGTTATCAAAATTCTTAGAAAATCTAACAGGTTCTGGATTAATCAATAAGATAGAATTCGATAATAAGAATACATTTGTAATAACTGAAAAAGGAAGACAGTACTTGGAATCTTACGCAAAGTTTGCAGGTATTGCAGAATCCTTTGGATTAGAACTTTAA